The segment TCTTCTGATTGTTTGTTATTCAAACCCAAATCATTAACCCACTTTTCGGGGGCAAATTCACCTGCTGGGGTTAAATGCGCACTTCTTACTGCAACCATATATTCTCCCTACCTGTTACACCTCTGGGCTACGAACAAATAGCGCCATAGATTCCAGATGACTAGTTTGCGGAAACATATCCAACATCCGCAATTGAGATAACTGATACCCGCCTTCAAGCAGAACTTTACTGTCTCTTGCTAACGTTGTTGGATTACAAGAAACATAGACAATTTTTTCTGGCATCAGTTTAATTAAATGTTCCATTACACCAGCGGCACCTGCTCGAGCAGGATCTAGCAGCACTTTATTAAAACCTTCTTGCGCCCACGGCTGAGTGTGGATCTGTTCTTCCAAATTCTCATTATAGAACGCCGCATTCTCAATTGAGTTGCGCTGGGCGTTATTTCTCGCTTGAGTGACTAAATTTTCAACACCTTCAACACCAACCGCCATTTTTGCTAAACGGGCAATTGGCAGCGTAAAGTTACCCATCCCACAGAAAAGATCCAATACCCTATCTTCTGGGCTTAGATCTAACCATGCTAAAGCTTGCGCCACCATGTGCTGATTAATTTCGCCATTCACTTGAATAAAATTGGCAGGGCTAAATTGCAAGGTTTCACCCGCCACCTGATATTCAGGTAACGCGGAGTCAATCTCAAGCGGCAATAATTGCCCTTCATTCCCCGCTAACCAAATACTAAGCTCATGAGATTTGGCAAACTCTAGCAAACATTTTCTATCAGATGCGTCAACAGGGGCTAAATGGCGTAACAGGATAAGATTACCGTTATCCCCGTGAATTAGCTCTACATGCCCTAATTTACTAGCAATCGATAACTGATTTAAACAACTGGACAGTGGGGCTAGCAGCGCATCGAGTTCTGCGTGTAATACAGAACAACTTTTAATGTCCACCAGCGTATTGGTTTGCGTTTGGCGAAACCCCATCATTAAGTGATTGGATTTATTTTGATATTGCAGTCCCAAACGCGCGCGGCGGCGATAGCCATATTCTTCACCACCAATCACCGAAATAGGTGGCAATACAGACCCAGTTTCGCGCCCGATTAAATGCTGTAAAGCCTGCGCTTTGCTTTCACGTTGAAGCCCAATCTCCACATGCTGCTGTTGACATCCGCCACATTGATTAAAATAACGGCAGCGGGGTTTCACACGTTGCGGGCTAGTACTGAGGCGTTTAATGACTTTGGCTTTCGCGAAATGGCGTTTATCTTCAGTCAGTTCGACTTGCGCCTCTTCCCCTGGTAATAAACCAGTGATAAATATGGCTTTG is part of the Providencia zhijiangensis genome and harbors:
- the rlmD gene encoding 23S rRNA (uracil(1939)-C(5))-methyltransferase RlmD codes for the protein MAQFYSPNRRTTQRRQITVHVDSLDAAGQGVARHDGKAIFITGLLPGEEAQVELTEDKRHFAKAKVIKRLSTSPQRVKPRCRYFNQCGGCQQQHVEIGLQRESKAQALQHLIGRETGSVLPPISVIGGEEYGYRRRARLGLQYQNKSNHLMMGFRQTQTNTLVDIKSCSVLHAELDALLAPLSSCLNQLSIASKLGHVELIHGDNGNLILLRHLAPVDASDRKCLLEFAKSHELSIWLAGNEGQLLPLEIDSALPEYQVAGETLQFSPANFIQVNGEINQHMVAQALAWLDLSPEDRVLDLFCGMGNFTLPIARLAKMAVGVEGVENLVTQARNNAQRNSIENAAFYNENLEEQIHTQPWAQEGFNKVLLDPARAGAAGVMEHLIKLMPEKIVYVSCNPTTLARDSKVLLEGGYQLSQLRMLDMFPQTSHLESMALFVRSPEV